A single genomic interval of Candidatus Atribacteria bacterium ADurb.Bin276 harbors:
- the hisK gene encoding Histidinol-phosphatase — protein MLCDYHIHTHRCGDAQGNYEEYIENALKVGLTEIGFSGHCPQYFLPKEERTRHCAIPDEELEIYVEEVESLKTKYKDSIIIKTGLEVDYIPGKEKEALSVVDFYNWDYLLLSVHFLDDWAFDHPKYIHYYENRDINEIYRSYYKTLMQGIETGCYNIVAHFDLPKKFRYQPTETIVEEDQAIQLCKKFDMVVEVNTAGYRKPIGEAYPSEKILRKCFQAQVPLCLGSDAHRPYEVGKEFESALDLIKKVGYTHLTQFNKKRKTYYPIGKE, from the coding sequence ATGTTATGTGATTATCATATTCATACTCATCGTTGTGGTGACGCTCAAGGTAACTATGAAGAGTACATTGAAAATGCTTTGAAAGTAGGATTAACTGAAATTGGATTTTCAGGCCACTGCCCACAGTATTTTCTACCCAAAGAAGAAAGAACACGCCATTGTGCCATACCCGATGAAGAGTTAGAAATCTATGTAGAAGAAGTCGAATCCCTAAAGACTAAATATAAAGATTCAATTATAATAAAAACCGGATTAGAAGTTGATTACATTCCGGGAAAAGAAAAAGAGGCTTTATCGGTCGTAGATTTCTATAACTGGGATTACCTGCTTTTATCGGTTCATTTTTTAGACGATTGGGCTTTTGATCATCCCAAATATATTCATTATTATGAAAACAGAGATATTAATGAAATCTATCGGTCCTACTATAAGACTTTAATGCAAGGTATTGAGACTGGTTGTTATAATATTGTTGCTCATTTCGATCTGCCGAAAAAATTTCGCTATCAACCAACTGAGACTATTGTTGAAGAAGATCAAGCTATTCAGTTGTGTAAAAAATTTGATATGGTAGTTGAAGTGAACACTGCGGGATATAGAAAACCAATTGGAGAAGCCTATCCGTCAGAAAAAATATTGAGAAAATGTTTTCAAGCTCAAGTTCCTCTTTGTCTTGGTTCCGATGCGCATCGCCCTTATGAGGTAGGGAAAGAATTTGAATCGGCTTTGGATCTAATCAAAAAAGTGGGATATACTCATTTGACACAATTTAATAAAAAAAGAAAAACCTACTATCCCATAGGAAAGGAATAA
- the pyk gene encoding Pyruvate kinase: MIDLLTSNIDLPRKTKIVATIGPSVSNPENIMKLIQEGVDVFRLNFSHGTLEEHFSVLQTIRNYDSQQKKFHAVIGDLPGPKLRIGEIQGGETELPDGAVIYIIHSSLPGSMPVITVDNVELFTLLKPGDIFFINDGLVRLRIISNDNCTILCKVEKGGVISSRKGINIPYLPDSFPSLTTRDLQILEAIKDWDLDFLALSFVRGIKDILALRNRIANFSRPFSIIAKIEKPQALNEIDEIIEASDGIMIARGDLGVEVPVESVPFWQKRIIFESRCRCKPVIVATQMLDSMIRNPIPTRAEVSDVAGAIYDGTDAIMLSGETAIGDFPMESVQTASKIARFTEYYADFVPDVQKIMVNNTDLSSAISFGAWEIARNLKLTVVVTSTYSGSTARRISRFRPNIPILAFSPQYHILRLLKLSYGVFPFSVDLCTEPSKLIEEMKRLTLASRFGKKGDKIIITAGVPLQKSGFTNFLQVEEL; the protein is encoded by the coding sequence GTGATTGACCTTTTGACCTCTAACATCGACCTACCAAGAAAAACGAAAATAGTTGCCACCATAGGACCTAGCGTTTCAAATCCAGAAAATATTATGAAGTTAATTCAAGAAGGAGTAGACGTATTTCGTTTAAACTTTTCTCATGGAACTCTTGAAGAACATTTTTCTGTCCTTCAAACCATTCGAAATTATGATTCCCAACAAAAGAAATTTCATGCCGTAATTGGTGATCTTCCCGGTCCGAAACTCAGAATAGGGGAAATACAAGGAGGAGAGACAGAACTTCCTGATGGAGCAGTTATTTATATAATACATTCATCTCTTCCTGGTTCCATGCCGGTAATCACCGTAGATAATGTTGAATTATTTACTCTACTTAAACCGGGGGATATTTTTTTTATTAATGATGGTTTGGTTCGTTTAAGAATTATTTCTAATGATAATTGTACAATTTTATGTAAGGTTGAAAAAGGGGGAGTGATTTCTTCTCGTAAAGGGATCAACATCCCTTATCTTCCCGATAGTTTTCCTTCGTTGACGACTCGAGACCTTCAGATTTTGGAAGCGATCAAGGACTGGGATTTAGATTTTCTTGCCCTTTCCTTTGTTCGAGGAATCAAGGACATTCTCGCCTTACGCAATAGAATTGCTAATTTTTCAAGACCTTTTTCCATTATTGCCAAGATCGAGAAACCACAGGCTTTGAATGAAATCGATGAAATTATTGAAGCATCTGATGGAATAATGATTGCCCGGGGTGACCTCGGGGTTGAGGTACCTGTTGAATCAGTTCCATTTTGGCAGAAAAGGATAATATTTGAATCACGCTGCAGATGCAAACCAGTTATCGTAGCCACACAAATGTTAGATAGTATGATAAGAAATCCAATTCCAACCAGAGCTGAAGTGAGTGATGTTGCTGGTGCAATTTATGATGGAACCGATGCGATCATGTTGTCGGGTGAGACAGCTATAGGTGATTTTCCCATGGAATCGGTACAAACGGCAAGTAAAATTGCCCGATTTACTGAATATTACGCTGATTTCGTTCCTGATGTCCAAAAAATTATGGTCAACAATACTGATTTATCCAGCGCTATCTCTTTTGGAGCCTGGGAAATTGCCCGTAATCTTAAACTTACTGTGGTTGTGACATCAACCTATTCGGGAAGTACAGCCCGGAGAATATCCCGCTTTCGACCGAATATTCCAATACTGGCCTTTTCGCCTCAGTATCACATACTACGCCTATTAAAGCTTTCCTATGGAGTATTTCCTTTTTCAGTGGATTTATGCACTGAACCATCAAAATTAATCGAAGAAATGAAAAGGCTTACTCTTGCTTCTCGTTTTGGAAAAAAAGGCGATAAAATTATTATTACCGCTGGAGTTCCATTACAGAAATCAGGTTTCACCAATTTTCTTCAAGTAGAAGAACTTTAA
- a CDS encoding lipoprotein NlpI produces the protein MAENLNPSLDDIRNLIEFYAKKVANLKDQKGNGIEILNIRTDIERGLIYFRSKNAYLDPEETRLGNFDSLLKKQSRLLVKVTGKKAFIDQRSRLNPPTEYWWWWLDIEYEKNQKKTIQKNLLHFGIFFVVLFLVYFIFLRLPPQERRYLDLNSSIEKKIDQSLIEPDQNIVKNIYYDIIQECEQALTLFPERPAPLLIKGAISEKLNHLSDAQANFNQAMTLYPSQEDFLLDQATWYFRIGMKDQAKDSLSAVLKENPDSIGALNLLGTIYEEENNYVEALKAYTRVLELAENQNHTTMIPVTKMKIAMLQLRLPMSLP, from the coding sequence ATGGCTGAAAACCTTAATCCATCATTAGATGATATTAGAAATCTGATCGAATTTTATGCAAAAAAAGTCGCCAATTTAAAAGATCAAAAAGGAAACGGTATCGAAATTCTTAATATTAGAACTGATATTGAGCGGGGGCTAATTTATTTTCGTTCTAAAAACGCTTACTTAGATCCTGAGGAAACCCGTTTAGGGAATTTTGATTCTTTACTTAAAAAGCAAAGCCGTCTCCTGGTGAAAGTAACCGGTAAAAAAGCTTTTATTGACCAACGGTCCAGACTCAATCCACCCACTGAATATTGGTGGTGGTGGTTGGATATTGAATATGAAAAAAATCAAAAGAAAACCATCCAAAAAAATTTACTTCATTTTGGGATTTTTTTTGTGGTCTTATTTTTAGTCTATTTTATTTTTTTGCGTCTTCCTCCTCAAGAAAGAAGGTATTTAGATTTAAATTCTTCCATTGAGAAGAAAATCGACCAATCACTGATTGAACCCGACCAAAATATAGTAAAAAATATTTACTACGATATTATTCAAGAATGCGAACAGGCACTCACACTTTTTCCAGAACGACCTGCACCCCTACTCATAAAAGGAGCCATTTCAGAAAAATTAAACCATTTATCCGATGCTCAAGCAAACTTCAATCAAGCAATGACACTTTATCCTTCCCAAGAAGATTTTCTTCTGGATCAAGCAACCTGGTATTTTCGCATAGGGATGAAAGACCAGGCAAAAGATTCTCTTTCTGCTGTCCTCAAAGAAAATCCTGATTCAATTGGAGCATTAAACTTATTAGGAACTATTTATGAGGAAGAGAATAACTATGTGGAAGCTTTAAAAGCCTATACCCGAGTACTTGAATTAGCTGAAAACCAAAATCATACCACCATGATCCCTGTTACTAAAATGAAAATCGCCATGCTCCAATTAAGGCTCCCAATGAGCCTTCCATAA
- the rpfG_8 gene encoding Cyclic di-GMP phosphodiesterase response regulator RpfG yields the protein MSLVLNREFIFLIVQNNQSLLDQLTIKLLNCYPKARIFTALNETIGLDIAQKEKPEIIFLGITKFDNKQRLFCQSIQNHELTKNIPIVILPSEKLNFQTPQKALEFEIAGFLRYPYHKYELIVLVKTLMKTISAHFNQNIEKNNALFQYERRIHELENELNKKKHSEEELKENIAKYYSFFENSLDAMLLTQPDGTIYAANPEACKIFGWTEQEIIKLGRNGLVDDKDPRLPLLLKERKEKGKAKGELLFIRKDGSCFPAELASALFYNSHHQERTIVIVRDITERKKFEEALKKSEEKFRLITENTGDNITVLDLNLNLTYVSPSIMKIRGYSTEEAIHQTLDQIFTPESFKKIMQIFKVQMALEASGSADPKRTISLEAEEYHKNGSTIWVENTMSFLRDDNQKPIGIIATTRDITKRKQAEQALRESEAYIKTILDNLPIGVAVNLLDSKVLFHYMNDNFPKLYQTTREAIEKPNTFWEAVYEDPEFREKIKKKVIKDCASNDPQRMQWNDVPIVRRGQEIRFINAKNTPIPGRQLIISTVMDVTERKRAELALEMSNKKLRNTLESMVETIAEIVETRDYYTAGHQRRVAHLARAIAFELGLGIDRVSGLFMASAIHDIGKIAVPIEILIKPTKLSDLEFGLIKTHPQAGYEILKDIEFPWPIADIILQHHERINGTGYPAGFKGEEILIESRILTVADVVEAIASHRPYRPAKGIETALEEIKRNRGILYEPMVVDCCLSLFKEKDYQFPFL from the coding sequence ATGAGCTTAGTGCTGAATAGAGAATTTATATTCCTCATTGTTCAGAATAACCAATCTCTTTTAGACCAGTTAACGATCAAGTTACTTAATTGCTATCCAAAAGCTCGAATTTTTACCGCTTTAAACGAAACCATAGGTCTTGATATTGCTCAAAAGGAAAAACCCGAAATAATATTTTTAGGAATTACTAAATTTGATAATAAGCAACGGCTTTTTTGTCAATCAATCCAAAACCATGAATTAACTAAAAATATACCGATTGTAATACTCCCTTCTGAAAAGTTAAATTTCCAAACCCCACAAAAAGCTTTGGAATTTGAGATAGCTGGATTTCTTAGGTATCCCTATCATAAATATGAGTTGATTGTGCTTGTGAAAACCCTGATGAAAACAATATCCGCCCACTTTAATCAAAATATCGAGAAAAATAATGCCTTGTTTCAATATGAAAGACGTATCCATGAATTGGAAAATGAATTGAATAAAAAGAAACATTCCGAAGAAGAGTTGAAAGAAAATATTGCTAAATATTATTCTTTTTTTGAAAACAGCCTCGATGCAATGTTATTGACCCAACCTGATGGGACAATCTACGCTGCCAATCCCGAAGCTTGTAAAATTTTTGGTTGGACTGAGCAGGAAATTATTAAATTAGGAAGAAATGGTTTGGTCGATGATAAAGATCCACGGCTTCCTCTCTTGTTGAAAGAAAGGAAAGAAAAGGGAAAAGCTAAAGGTGAATTGTTGTTTATCCGAAAAGACGGAAGCTGCTTTCCAGCCGAATTGGCATCAGCTCTATTTTATAATTCCCACCATCAAGAGAGAACCATCGTCATCGTTCGGGATATAACTGAACGCAAAAAGTTTGAGGAAGCCTTAAAAAAGAGCGAAGAAAAATTCCGTCTAATTACGGAAAATACTGGAGATAACATCACTGTTTTGGATCTTAATTTAAATCTTACCTATGTCAGTCCCTCAATAATGAAGATTCGTGGTTATTCTACTGAAGAAGCCATTCATCAGACTTTAGATCAAATTTTTACTCCTGAATCATTCAAAAAAATAATGCAAATTTTTAAAGTACAAATGGCCTTAGAAGCTAGTGGAAGTGCCGATCCCAAAAGAACCATAAGTTTAGAAGCCGAAGAATACCATAAAAATGGATCGACTATTTGGGTTGAGAATACTATGTCTTTTTTGAGAGATGATAATCAAAAACCCATTGGTATTATTGCGACAACTCGTGATATAACCAAAAGAAAGCAAGCTGAACAGGCATTGAGGGAAAGTGAAGCTTATATCAAAACCATCTTAGACAATCTTCCAATTGGGGTGGCAGTCAATCTTCTTGATTCGAAGGTTTTATTTCATTATATGAATGATAACTTTCCGAAACTTTATCAAACTACACGGGAAGCTATAGAAAAACCGAATACTTTCTGGGAAGCAGTATACGAAGATCCGGAATTTCGAGAAAAAATAAAAAAGAAAGTAATAAAGGATTGTGCCAGTAATGACCCGCAACGCATGCAATGGAATGACGTTCCTATTGTTCGTCGGGGACAAGAAATAAGATTTATAAATGCCAAAAACACTCCTATTCCAGGGAGACAACTCATAATATCGACCGTTATGGATGTAACCGAACGTAAACGAGCAGAATTAGCCTTGGAAATGAGCAATAAAAAATTACGGAACACATTAGAATCAATGGTTGAAACTATAGCAGAAATTGTAGAAACTAGGGATTATTATACTGCTGGTCATCAGAGAAGAGTAGCTCATCTCGCCCGAGCGATTGCATTTGAATTAGGTTTAGGAATTGATCGGGTTTCTGGCCTTTTTATGGCGAGCGCTATTCATGACATAGGAAAAATAGCAGTGCCAATAGAAATCCTCATTAAACCAACAAAATTGTCTGATTTAGAATTTGGTCTAATAAAAACCCATCCCCAAGCCGGCTACGAAATACTCAAAGATATTGAGTTTCCTTGGCCAATAGCCGATATCATTTTACAACATCATGAAAGAATAAACGGTACTGGATATCCTGCTGGTTTCAAAGGAGAAGAAATACTTATAGAATCACGAATTTTAACCGTAGCAGATGTCGTTGAAGCAATTGCTTCCCACCGGCCGTATCGACCGGCCAAAGGAATAGAAACTGCTCTGGAGGAAATAAAAAGGAACCGAGGAATTCTTTATGAACCAATGGTTGTTGACTGTTGCTTAAGCCTTTTCAAAGAAAAAGATTATCAGTTTCCTTTTCTATAA
- a CDS encoding Glycerol-3-phosphate responsive antiterminator: protein MDFVALLRSYPVIPALRFEGKKTIDLTFIRPGGPCFLLDGNINTIQSILEKIEKHFSTFFLHLDLFSGLSPDHDGLIFLKNYFQAINGIISTRSRTLSLAKKQGFMTIFRIFLLDSESLNTGLKVASQLSPDAIEILPGIIFPFIQKQIPIRNLPPIICGGFIRNHKEVKAILQSGATAISTSSPDLWTIE from the coding sequence ATGGATTTTGTTGCTCTACTTCGTTCATACCCAGTAATTCCTGCTCTACGTTTTGAAGGAAAAAAAACGATAGACTTAACTTTCATTCGACCTGGTGGACCTTGTTTTCTTCTCGATGGCAATATCAATACTATTCAATCAATTCTGGAAAAAATCGAAAAACATTTCTCTACATTTTTTTTACACCTCGATTTATTTTCCGGTCTTTCTCCTGATCATGATGGTTTAATCTTTTTGAAAAATTATTTCCAAGCAATCAACGGAATTATATCGACCCGTTCTCGTACTTTATCTTTAGCAAAAAAACAAGGTTTTATGACAATATTTCGAATTTTCCTTTTAGATAGCGAAAGTTTAAATACTGGATTGAAAGTTGCTTCTCAATTGTCTCCCGATGCAATTGAGATACTACCCGGAATTATATTTCCCTTCATCCAAAAACAAATTCCCATAAGAAACCTTCCTCCTATTATTTGTGGAGGATTTATTCGAAATCATAAGGAAGTTAAAGCAATTTTACAATCCGGCGCAACAGCCATATCAACCAGCTCACCGGATTTATGGACGATAGAATAA